The proteins below come from a single Alnus glutinosa chromosome 9, dhAlnGlut1.1, whole genome shotgun sequence genomic window:
- the LOC133876779 gene encoding uncharacterized protein LOC133876779, which produces MDFLGGLPRTQAGHDIIWVIVDKLTKTTQFIPVRVKYSLGKLTELYIWEIVRLHGVAESIVSDRDPRFTSRFWKSLQEAMDGDKEFLRVAPMKGVTRFGKKRKLNPRYVGPFKILERVGPVAYQLALPPNLARIHDVFHVSMLRKYAPDPSHVIKYEPLQLQEDLTYEEIPMKLLDCKVQELRTKSIPLVKVLWRNHEIEEASWGLEDDIRKKYLSLFTENY; this is translated from the exons ATGGACTTTTTGGGAGGGTTACCACGAACTCAAGCTGGGCATGATATAATATGGGTGATCGTAGACAAACTAACTAAAACCACTCAATTTATACCAGTAAGGGTGAAATATTCTCTGGGGAAGCTAACAGAACTTTATATATGGGAGATAGTCAGACTGCATGGAGTAGCCGAGTCGATAGTGTCGGACAGAGACCCTCGTTTCACGTCAAGATTCTGGAAGAGTTTACAAGAAGCAATGG ATGGCGACAAGGAGTTTCTTAGAGTGGCACCCATGAAGGGAGTAACTAGATTCGGCAAGAAAAGGAAATTGAATCCTCGCTACGTCGGACCATTCAAAATTTTAGAAAGAGTAGGCCCGGTAGCTTACCAGTTAGCCTTGCCACCAAATCTAGCTAGAATACACGACGTTTTCCATGTCTCTATGCTGAGGAAGTACGCCCCTGATCCATCGCATGTCATCAAATACGAGCCTCTACAATTACAAGAAGACCTGACTTATGAGGAAATTCCAATGAAGCTATTGGATTGCAAGGTTCAAGAGCTACGCACCAAAAGCATTCCATTAGTAAAAGTTCTATGGAGAAATCATGAAATTGAAGAAGCGTCATGGGGATTAGAAGATGATATACGCAAGAAATACCTATCTCTATTTACTGAGAACTATTAG